A region from the Lolium perenne isolate Kyuss_39 chromosome 4, Kyuss_2.0, whole genome shotgun sequence genome encodes:
- the LOC127294800 gene encoding NAC domain-containing protein 71 produces the protein MDLGGGAIELPPGFRFHPTDDELVNYYLCRKCAGLPIAAPVITEVDLYKFEPWKLPEKAAAGGQDSKEWYFFSPRDRKYPNGSRPNRAAGTGYWKATGADKPVGSPRAVAIKKALVFYAGKPPKGVKTNWIMHEYRLADVDRSAAARKKTNNALRLDDWVLCRIYNKKGVIERYDTVDDEPKPAAAAPPSTKNPRAAHYPVVPAMKIELSDYGFYQHPSPPATEMLCFDRSGSADRDSDPHSLPLLHTDSSSSDRAQHSPSPDFPSDMDYAESPHPAAACGAGGGWPGDDWGCADDGFVIDESLIFDQLSPAGFGFDRDAGAFGDMLAFLQ, from the exons ATGGACTTGGGCGGAGGTGCGATTGAGCTGCCCCCTGGCTTCCGGTTCCACCCCACCGACGACGAGCTTGTCAACTACTACCTGTGCCGCAAGTGCGCCGGCCTGCCCATCGCCGCGCCGGTCATCACCGAGGTCGACCTCTACAAGTTCGAGCCCTGGAAGCTGCCGGAGAAGGCGGCGGCCGGGGGCCAGGACTCCAAGGAGTGGTACTTCTTCTCGCCCCGCGACCGCAAGTACCCCAACGGGTCCCGCCCCAACCGCGCCGCCGGGACCGGGTACTGGAAGGCCACCGGCGCCGATAAGCCTGTCGGATCCCCGCGCGCCGTGGCGATCAAGAAGGCTCTAGTTTTCTACGCCGGCAAGCCCCCCAAGGGTGTGAAGACCAACTGGATCATGCACGAGTACCGCCTCGCCGATGTggaccgatccgccgccgccaggAAGAAGACCAACAACGCTCTCAGG CTGGACGACTGGGTGCTCTGCCGAATCTACAACAAGAAGGGCGTCATTGAGCGGTACGACACCGTCGACGACGAACCCAagccggccgccgccgcgccgccgtccaccaagaacccgcgggcGGCGCACTACCCCGTGGTGCCGGCCATGAAGATCGAGCTGTCCGACTACGGCTTCTACCAGCACCCCTCGCCGCCCGCCACGGAGATGCTCTGCTTCGACCGGTCCGGGTCGGCGGACCGGGACTCCGACCCCCACTCGCTGCCGCTGCTCCACACCGACTCCAGCTCCTCCGACCGCGCGCAGCACTCGCCCTCGCCCGACTTCCCCAGCGACATGGACTACGCCGAGAGCCCGCACCCTGCCGCCGCCTGTGGCGCCGGTGGGGGTTGGCCGGGCGACGACTGGGGCTGCGCGGACGACGGCTTCGTTATCGACGAATCCCTCATCTTCGACCAGCTCTCACCAGCCGGCTTCGGCTTCGACCGCGACGCTGGAGCGTTCGGGGACATGCTCGCCTTCCTTCAGTAA